One genomic window of Sodaliphilus pleomorphus includes the following:
- a CDS encoding tetratricopeptide repeat protein produces the protein MKTFSTLVLFLLVSLVTTATPRPVDVLRLDSVANQQFASKQYVDAVKTRQQLIASLNPGDNDSLHAFSLVQIARCLSREELADSAATVGKQALYVYSRAFGTQSMDYAIIADNVSFYLLQAKRYQEAVSYSEKALAVINSVPDLTGSYVDESIILVHAAENYNAVGRNPLAIACELRALRLMSDIYGEHSDTYIDELQFLSKFFADNGDKEKAGQTDDTITRLRKEKKDAGGNVLDIPATVKMDSPREAERYRWATLRACDYYLSHYITADHMAEAASLIAQWVTVTDEVTVTLDSSLLDLGNNQQQSLAYLPAFLAGCCRYALQSGEKDFSWGMYGTAMADLLNFYNANAPYTGKVDSLEKLIAAYAKNRDQFVDNLKQLYNRAMDGRKQQR, from the coding sequence ATGAAAACATTCTCCACTTTAGTCCTCTTCCTTCTTGTGTCGCTCGTCACGACCGCGACCCCCCGACCCGTCGACGTGTTGCGTCTCGACAGCGTGGCCAACCAGCAGTTTGCCAGCAAGCAATATGTCGACGCGGTAAAGACGCGCCAGCAGCTCATCGCCAGCCTCAACCCAGGCGACAACGATTCGCTTCATGCCTTCTCGCTCGTGCAGATAGCCCGTTGCCTCTCGCGCGAGGAGCTTGCCGACTCGGCCGCCACCGTGGGCAAACAGGCTTTGTACGTCTACAGCCGTGCTTTTGGCACGCAGAGCATGGACTATGCCATTATCGCCGACAATGTGTCGTTCTACCTGCTCCAGGCCAAGCGATACCAAGAGGCCGTGAGCTACAGCGAGAAGGCCCTTGCTGTCATCAACTCGGTGCCCGACTTGACCGGCAGCTACGTCGACGAGTCGATCATCCTGGTGCATGCTGCCGAAAACTACAACGCCGTGGGTCGCAATCCTCTGGCAATCGCCTGCGAGCTGCGTGCGCTCAGACTCATGAGCGATATCTACGGCGAGCACTCCGATACCTACATCGACGAGCTGCAATTTCTGTCGAAGTTCTTTGCCGACAATGGCGACAAGGAGAAAGCCGGGCAAACCGACGACACTATCACCCGCCTGCGCAAGGAGAAAAAGGATGCCGGCGGCAATGTGCTCGACATTCCTGCTACGGTGAAGATGGACTCGCCCCGTGAGGCCGAGCGCTATCGCTGGGCAACGTTGCGTGCTTGCGACTACTACTTGAGCCACTATATCACAGCCGACCACATGGCCGAAGCCGCCAGCCTGATAGCGCAATGGGTCACTGTGACCGATGAAGTGACCGTCACACTCGACTCATCGCTCCTCGACTTGGGCAACAACCAGCAGCAGAGTCTTGCTTACTTGCCTGCTTTCTTGGCGGGATGCTGCCGCTATGCCCTGCAAAGCGGCGAGAAGGACTTCTCTTGGGGCATGTATGGTACCGCAATGGCCGACTTGCTCAACTTCTACAATGCCAATGCCCCTTACACTGGCAAGGTCGATAGCTTGGAAAAACTCATTGCCGCCTATGCCAAGAACCGCGACCAGTTTGTCGACAACCTGAAGCAACTCTACAACAGGGCTATGGACGGCCGCAAGCAGCAGCGGTGA
- a CDS encoding Nramp family divalent metal transporter has translation MINIVKELKCRTHPHVLGGLDILRNIGPGLLVTVGFIDPGNWASNFAAGSEYGYTLLWVVTLSTIMLIALQHNVAHLGIVTGLCLSEAAVKYSPRWVGRPIVITAVLSSISTSLAEILGGAIALQMLFGIPIVWGSILTVAAVLILLFTNSYKKIERAIIFFVSMIGLSFIYELFLVDTDWVEATRCAFVPSIPQGSLLIVMSVLGAVVMPHNLFLHSEVVQSREINKHGDERIRQMLKYEFADTLFSMLVGWAINSAMILLAATTFYSQGTHVEELGQAQAMLQPLLGNNAATIFAVALLLAGISSTITSGMAAGSIFAGLFGESYNAHDTHSVVGILISLGVSLVIIFTISDPFQGLIYSQMALSIQLPFTVFLQVSLTSSKKVMGKYANRPLNTIFLYSLAAIVTLLNIALFIESL, from the coding sequence ATGATCAATATTGTAAAAGAACTGAAATGCAGGACCCACCCACATGTGCTGGGTGGCCTCGACATTTTGCGCAACATAGGCCCCGGACTGCTGGTGACCGTGGGCTTTATCGACCCAGGCAACTGGGCAAGCAACTTTGCAGCCGGCTCCGAGTATGGCTACACCCTGCTGTGGGTGGTGACCCTGTCGACCATCATGCTCATCGCCCTGCAGCACAATGTGGCTCACCTGGGCATCGTCACGGGCCTGTGCCTGAGCGAGGCTGCCGTGAAGTACTCACCTCGCTGGGTGGGCAGGCCTATTGTGATCACGGCAGTACTGTCGAGCATATCGACCTCGCTGGCCGAGATACTGGGTGGTGCCATCGCGCTGCAGATGCTCTTCGGCATACCCATCGTGTGGGGGTCGATACTCACTGTGGCAGCTGTGCTGATACTGCTATTCACCAACTCCTATAAGAAAATAGAGCGTGCCATCATCTTCTTTGTGTCGATGATAGGGCTCTCATTCATCTACGAGCTGTTTCTCGTCGACACCGATTGGGTCGAGGCCACGCGTTGTGCTTTTGTGCCCAGCATTCCGCAGGGCTCGCTGCTCATCGTGATGAGCGTGCTGGGCGCCGTGGTGATGCCCCACAACCTGTTTTTGCACAGCGAGGTGGTGCAGAGCCGCGAGATAAACAAGCATGGCGACGAGCGCATAAGGCAGATGCTGAAATATGAGTTTGCCGACACGCTGTTCTCAATGCTCGTGGGCTGGGCCATCAACTCGGCTATGATATTGCTGGCCGCTACCACCTTCTACAGCCAAGGCACGCATGTAGAGGAGCTGGGGCAGGCGCAGGCCATGTTGCAACCGCTGCTGGGCAACAACGCCGCCACCATCTTTGCCGTGGCGCTGCTGCTGGCGGGCATCTCGAGCACCATAACGAGCGGCATGGCGGCAGGCAGCATCTTTGCAGGGCTCTTCGGCGAGTCCTACAACGCCCACGACACCCACTCGGTGGTGGGCATACTCATCTCGCTGGGGGTGTCGCTGGTCATCATTTTTACCATAAGCGATCCCTTCCAAGGGCTGATCTACTCCCAGATGGCGCTGAGCATACAGCTGCCGTTCACCGTGTTTCTGCAAGTGAGCCTCACCTCGTCGAAGAAAGTGATGGGCAAATATGCCAACCGGCCGCTCAACACCATATTTCTCTACTCGCTGGCGGCCATCGTGACGTTGCTCAACATAGCCTTGTTTATCGAGAGCTTGTAG
- a CDS encoding Crp/Fnr family transcriptional regulator, translating into MDNMFEQLMNLPLFQGVSHEHLENLIEKLPFHFLKFKDGDRIIQAREECTHLRFIVSGTVRAVTASEVSRFSVSQRVDAPNVIGPNYLFGRHTHYPYDVYAVGTTGILQLRKCDYMTILQSDEVFLFNILNYLSHLSQKQTYSLLSQSRGMIAERLARLILYLTGPSSYDIVLHFKQKDLCMLLGARRTSLVNAIDELEARGVISHAAGAINVLDRSALVRFMKHDS; encoded by the coding sequence ATGGACAACATGTTTGAACAATTGATGAATCTCCCGTTGTTTCAAGGTGTGAGTCACGAGCATCTTGAAAACCTCATAGAAAAATTGCCGTTTCATTTCTTGAAATTTAAGGATGGCGATCGCATCATTCAAGCCAGAGAGGAGTGCACCCACTTGCGTTTCATTGTCTCGGGCACGGTGAGGGCAGTGACGGCGAGCGAAGTGTCGCGTTTCAGTGTCAGCCAGCGTGTCGATGCCCCCAACGTGATAGGGCCCAATTATCTCTTCGGGCGTCACACACATTATCCCTACGATGTGTATGCTGTGGGCACCACGGGCATCTTGCAGTTGCGCAAGTGCGACTACATGACCATCTTGCAGTCCGACGAGGTCTTTCTCTTCAATATCTTAAACTACCTTTCCCACCTGTCGCAGAAGCAAACCTACAGCCTGCTCTCGCAGTCACGCGGCATGATTGCCGAGCGCCTGGCCAGGCTCATCTTGTACTTGACAGGCCCCAGCTCCTATGATATTGTGCTTCATTTCAAGCAGAAAGACCTGTGCATGTTGCTCGGCGCCAGGCGCACCTCGCTGGTGAATGCCATCGACGAGCTCGAAGCCAGGGGAGTGATTTCACATGCCGCCGGGGCGATCAATGTGCTCGACCGCAGTGCACTGGTCAGGTTTATGAAGCACGACAGCTAA
- the rd gene encoding rubredoxin, which yields MKKYICDVCGYVYDPAVGDPDNDIPAGTAFEDLPDSWLCPLCGVGKDEFSVVEE from the coding sequence ATGAAAAAGTACATTTGCGATGTTTGTGGTTACGTTTATGACCCGGCAGTAGGTGATCCTGACAACGATATCCCTGCAGGAACAGCATTTGAAGATCTTCCCGATAGCTGGCTGTGCCCCCTGTGTGGTGTTGGCAAGGACGAGTTCAGTGTTGTAGAAGAATAA
- a CDS encoding TonB-dependent receptor, whose amino-acid sequence MKHIIMVVALLCCVMAMGATTISNSSNQASLQGYVTDAQDGDTLIGVTVALPELNIATTTDAKGHYSFRGLPQLTTTIQVSFLGHENITQQVNLAAAGRLDFVLKENSAMLKEVIVTGLTGKVLRKNSPTPVSVLTAREMQGTLSTNIIDAVAHEPGVAQVTTGTGISKPVIRGMGYNRVVVVNDGVRQEGQQWGDEHGIEIDPQSVSSVEILKGPASLMYGSDALAGVLIMHNDPVLSEGRLQANVVSQYQTNNGLLGYSLNMGGNQNGLVWNARYSQKLAHAYSNRYDGYVQNSQMREDAFNGLLGLNKSWGYSHLTFTYYHLKPGIVEGDRDEATGQFTRPAIAGGQEAEVIATSHDFHSYQPSLPYQHIHHYKAVLNNAFYLPKGSLRATVGYQRNRRQEYEDVLTPEQPGLDFLLHTVNYDAHYVSPQSQNWKIAAGINGMYQHSLNKGEECLVPAYNLFDLGIFATASYDLDRFHLSGGVRWDNRHLHAKALTEDDKTRFDDFARNMGAVSGSLGAIYNINEKVNLRINIARGFRAPNISELGSNGVHEGTLRYERGNQDLKPEYSWQFDLGFDYSSALVSAQLSLFANRIENYIFAHRLTQADGQAVLTDGYETFQYSAGNARLMGGEAVVDLHPVPKLHFSNSFSMVDAVQLHQHGQFRHLPYIPAHRWISQIKYDIVHDGRYISNTYAAIEIDCNFKQNHFYGAYGTETATPAYTLLNASAGTDILWKGRRVASVYITGSNLTNKAYQSHLSRLKYADKNQATGRTGVYNMGRNIGFKLVVPIDIK is encoded by the coding sequence ATGAAACATATCATCATGGTGGTAGCATTGCTGTGCTGTGTCATGGCAATGGGTGCCACTACAATAAGCAATAGCAGCAATCAGGCATCGCTCCAGGGCTATGTGACCGATGCCCAAGACGGCGACACACTCATAGGTGTGACCGTCGCTCTCCCCGAGTTGAACATAGCCACAACCACCGACGCCAAGGGTCACTACAGCTTCAGGGGACTGCCACAGCTCACCACAACCATACAAGTGAGCTTTCTGGGGCACGAGAACATCACACAGCAAGTGAACCTGGCCGCAGCCGGCCGCCTCGACTTTGTGCTGAAGGAGAACTCGGCCATGCTCAAGGAAGTGATCGTGACCGGCCTCACGGGCAAAGTGCTCAGGAAGAACTCCCCCACCCCTGTGAGCGTGCTCACTGCCAGGGAAATGCAAGGCACCCTATCGACCAACATCATCGACGCCGTGGCTCACGAGCCCGGAGTGGCCCAAGTGACCACAGGCACTGGTATCTCAAAGCCTGTGATACGCGGCATGGGCTACAACCGCGTGGTGGTGGTGAACGACGGCGTGAGACAAGAGGGACAACAATGGGGCGATGAGCACGGCATCGAGATCGACCCGCAATCGGTGTCGAGTGTCGAGATACTGAAGGGTCCTGCCAGCCTGATGTATGGCAGCGATGCCCTGGCTGGCGTCCTCATCATGCACAACGACCCCGTGCTGAGCGAGGGGCGGCTACAAGCCAACGTGGTCTCACAGTATCAAACCAACAACGGCCTGCTGGGTTACTCGCTGAACATGGGAGGCAACCAAAACGGCCTGGTGTGGAATGCACGCTACAGCCAGAAACTGGCCCATGCCTACAGCAACCGCTATGACGGCTATGTGCAAAACTCGCAAATGCGCGAGGATGCCTTCAACGGGTTGCTGGGCTTGAACAAGAGCTGGGGATACTCGCACCTCACCTTCACCTACTACCACTTGAAACCCGGCATTGTTGAAGGCGACCGCGATGAGGCCACAGGCCAGTTCACTCGGCCAGCAATTGCAGGCGGCCAGGAGGCCGAGGTAATTGCCACAAGTCACGACTTCCACAGCTACCAACCCAGCCTGCCCTACCAGCACATACACCACTACAAGGCCGTGCTCAACAATGCCTTCTACCTGCCCAAGGGCAGCCTGCGTGCCACGGTGGGCTACCAGCGCAACCGCCGCCAGGAATATGAAGATGTGCTCACCCCTGAACAACCCGGGCTCGACTTCTTGCTACACACGGTGAACTACGACGCCCACTACGTCTCGCCACAGTCGCAAAACTGGAAGATTGCTGCCGGCATCAATGGCATGTACCAGCACTCGCTCAACAAGGGCGAAGAGTGTCTCGTGCCCGCCTACAACCTCTTTGACCTGGGCATCTTTGCCACCGCATCCTACGACCTCGACAGGTTCCACCTGAGCGGAGGCGTGCGTTGGGACAACCGCCACCTGCACGCCAAGGCGCTCACCGAGGACGACAAGACCCGCTTCGACGACTTTGCACGCAACATGGGAGCCGTGTCGGGCAGCTTAGGCGCCATCTACAATATCAACGAGAAGGTGAACCTCAGGATTAACATTGCTCGCGGCTTCCGCGCCCCCAACATCAGCGAGCTGGGCTCCAACGGCGTGCACGAGGGCACCCTGCGCTATGAGCGAGGCAACCAGGACCTCAAGCCCGAGTACAGCTGGCAGTTTGACTTGGGTTTTGACTACTCGTCGGCCCTCGTGTCGGCACAGCTCAGCCTCTTTGCAAACCGCATAGAGAACTACATCTTTGCCCACAGGCTCACCCAGGCCGACGGGCAGGCAGTGCTCACCGACGGCTATGAGACCTTCCAGTACAGTGCTGGCAATGCCCGGCTCATGGGCGGAGAGGCCGTGGTCGACCTTCACCCGGTGCCCAAGCTGCATTTCTCCAACAGCTTCTCGATGGTCGACGCCGTACAACTGCACCAGCATGGACAATTCAGGCATCTACCCTACATACCCGCCCACCGCTGGATATCGCAGATCAAGTATGACATTGTGCACGACGGCCGATACATTTCTAACACCTATGCAGCCATCGAGATCGACTGCAACTTCAAGCAAAACCACTTCTACGGGGCCTACGGCACCGAGACGGCCACTCCCGCCTACACGCTGCTCAACGCCTCGGCAGGCACCGACATACTGTGGAAGGGCCGACGGGTAGCCTCGGTCTACATCACTGGCAGCAACTTGACCAACAAGGCCTATCAAAGTCACCTGAGCCGCCTGAAATATGCCGACAAGAACCAGGCCACAGGACGCACCGGCGTGTACAACATGGGGCGCAACATAGGCTTCAAGCTTGTGGTGCCCATCGACATCAAGTAG
- a CDS encoding GAF domain-containing protein yields MENIVSNSRAAHKHVLYRQAAQQVASLISGVDNPVGALANVTAVLNDTFSHYLWVGFYRVDGDVLKLDVFQGSPACYTIARGKGVCGTAWAMATTLIVPDVHNFPGHIACSSLSRSEIVVPVVREGRVVAVIDVDSDSLDAFDMADREGLEKIAAIVEPLL; encoded by the coding sequence ATGGAAAATATAGTTTCGAATTCTCGTGCTGCCCACAAGCACGTGCTTTACCGGCAGGCTGCTCAGCAAGTCGCCAGCTTGATAAGCGGGGTCGACAACCCGGTGGGCGCTCTGGCCAATGTCACCGCCGTGCTCAACGACACGTTTTCTCACTACTTGTGGGTGGGATTCTACAGGGTAGATGGCGATGTGTTGAAACTCGATGTGTTTCAGGGCTCGCCCGCTTGCTACACGATAGCTCGTGGCAAGGGGGTGTGTGGCACAGCCTGGGCAATGGCCACAACGCTCATCGTGCCCGATGTGCACAACTTTCCGGGCCACATTGCCTGCTCGTCGCTCTCGCGCTCCGAGATTGTGGTTCCCGTCGTGCGCGAGGGCAGGGTAGTGGCAGTGATCGACGTCGACAGCGACAGTCTCGATGCCTTCGACATGGCCGACCGCGAGGGGCTGGAGAAGATTGCTGCCATCGTCGAGCCGCTGTTGTGA
- a CDS encoding glutathione peroxidase, giving the protein MTTIYDFNLLDKKGNSVSLAQYKGKVLLVVNTATGCGFTPQYEDLESMYHRLKDKGLEILDIPCNQFGHQAPGSDDEIHEFCTLKFGADFPQFKKSDVNGAGELPLYTWLKSQKGFVGQYDPKLAAVMEKLYNESNPEPRKHDDIQWNFTKFLIDREGKVVARFEPTLDMKEVEAQVEALL; this is encoded by the coding sequence ATGACAACTATTTATGATTTTAATTTGCTTGACAAGAAGGGCAACTCGGTGAGCCTGGCTCAGTACAAAGGCAAGGTGCTGCTGGTGGTGAACACGGCCACAGGCTGCGGTTTCACGCCTCAATACGAAGATCTCGAGAGCATGTATCACCGCCTCAAGGACAAGGGTCTCGAGATACTCGACATCCCCTGCAACCAGTTTGGCCATCAGGCTCCTGGCAGCGACGATGAGATACACGAGTTCTGCACGCTCAAGTTTGGTGCCGATTTCCCCCAATTCAAGAAAAGCGACGTGAACGGGGCCGGCGAGTTGCCGCTCTACACCTGGCTCAAGAGCCAGAAGGGATTTGTGGGCCAGTACGACCCCAAGCTGGCAGCCGTGATGGAGAAACTCTACAACGAGAGCAATCCTGAGCCTCGCAAGCACGACGACATACAGTGGAATTTCACCAAGTTCCTCATCGACCGTGAGGGCAAGGTGGTGGCCCGCTTCGAGCCCACGCTCGACATGAAGGAGGTTGAGGCTCAAGTCGAAGCCCTGCTTTAG
- a CDS encoding uracil-DNA glycosylase family protein codes for MSEEIRIESHPFPPFLPPETRVLMLGTFPPKSSRWSMPFFYPNKINDMWRVMGIVFYNNKNQFWDDANKQFRLPAIKRFLEQKHIGMWDTAARVRRLKDNASDKYLEIVETIDLASFLHRQPTIQAIVTTGEKASSVIAGKVGVDVPKIGVPVACDYGGHRFWFYRMPSTSRAYPLPLEKKAQAYGHMFASLGYVL; via the coding sequence ATGAGCGAAGAGATAAGGATAGAGTCGCATCCTTTCCCACCGTTTCTGCCCCCTGAGACCCGTGTGCTCATGCTCGGCACTTTCCCGCCCAAGAGCTCGCGGTGGTCGATGCCGTTTTTCTACCCCAACAAGATCAACGACATGTGGCGCGTGATGGGAATTGTGTTCTACAACAATAAAAACCAGTTTTGGGACGACGCCAACAAGCAGTTTCGGCTCCCTGCCATCAAGCGCTTTCTCGAGCAAAAGCACATAGGCATGTGGGACACTGCTGCACGTGTGCGCCGACTCAAGGACAATGCAAGCGACAAGTATCTTGAAATTGTAGAGACCATCGACCTGGCCAGCTTCCTGCACCGGCAGCCCACGATACAGGCCATCGTCACAACAGGCGAGAAGGCCTCGAGCGTGATTGCCGGCAAGGTGGGCGTCGACGTGCCCAAGATAGGCGTGCCGGTGGCCTGCGACTACGGCGGCCACCGCTTCTGGTTCTATCGCATGCCTTCTACCTCGCGGGCCTATCCCTTGCCGCTCGAGAAAAAGGCACAGGCCTATGGGCACATGTTTGCCAGTTTAGGTTATGTGCTTTGA
- the hisS gene encoding histidine--tRNA ligase gives MAQKPTIPKGTRDFSPIQMAKRNYIFNTIKDVFLLYGYQQIETPAMENLSTLMGKYGDEGDKLLFKVLNSGDYLKKVPGELLSSRDHVHMIPCISEKGLRYDLTVPFARYVVMHRDELQFPFKRFQIQPVWRADRPQKGRYREFYQCDADVVGSDSLINEIELLAMIDEVFKRFGVNIVIKVNNRKVLSGIADVIGAPDKLVDITVAIDKIDKIGIDNVNEELKEKGLSQEAVDQLEPLLNLKGSNAQKLDTLEQLLAVSETGKKGVEELRFVLGHVEQLGLKATVELDVSLARGLNYYTGTILEVKACDVEMGSITGGGRYDNLTGVFGMPGTSGVGISFGADRIYDVLNTLDLYPSDTISSTKVLFVNFGQKEAAASLHYVMQLRARGISAELFPDNAKMKKQLSYANGKHVPYVAMVGETEMASGTITLKNMETGEQSNLSLDQVVDMVK, from the coding sequence ATGGCACAAAAACCTACAATTCCTAAGGGTACAAGAGACTTCTCGCCAATCCAAATGGCGAAGCGCAATTATATTTTCAACACTATCAAAGATGTGTTTCTCCTCTATGGTTATCAGCAGATCGAGACTCCGGCTATGGAGAACTTGTCGACGCTGATGGGCAAGTATGGCGACGAGGGCGACAAGCTCTTGTTCAAGGTGCTCAACAGCGGCGACTACCTCAAGAAGGTGCCTGGCGAGCTGCTTTCCAGCCGCGACCACGTCCACATGATTCCCTGCATCAGCGAGAAGGGCTTGCGCTACGACTTGACGGTGCCTTTTGCCCGCTATGTGGTCATGCACCGCGACGAGCTGCAGTTCCCGTTCAAGCGCTTCCAGATTCAGCCCGTGTGGCGTGCCGACCGCCCGCAGAAAGGCCGCTATCGCGAGTTTTACCAGTGCGATGCCGATGTGGTGGGCAGCGACTCGCTCATCAACGAGATTGAACTCTTGGCCATGATCGACGAGGTGTTTAAGCGCTTCGGGGTCAACATTGTCATCAAGGTCAACAACCGCAAGGTGCTCAGTGGCATTGCCGATGTGATAGGTGCCCCCGACAAGCTCGTCGACATCACTGTTGCTATCGACAAGATCGACAAGATAGGCATCGACAATGTGAACGAGGAGCTCAAGGAGAAAGGCCTGAGCCAGGAGGCTGTCGACCAGCTTGAACCGCTGTTGAACCTGAAGGGCTCTAATGCGCAGAAGCTCGACACGCTTGAGCAACTCCTTGCTGTGAGCGAAACCGGCAAGAAGGGCGTCGAGGAGTTGCGTTTTGTGCTCGGCCATGTCGAGCAGCTGGGCCTCAAGGCCACTGTCGAGCTTGATGTGTCGCTTGCAAGAGGCTTGAACTACTACACCGGCACCATTCTCGAGGTGAAGGCTTGCGATGTGGAGATGGGGAGTATCACTGGCGGCGGACGCTATGATAACCTGACTGGCGTCTTCGGCATGCCTGGCACTTCGGGTGTGGGCATCAGTTTCGGTGCCGACCGCATCTATGATGTGCTCAACACGCTCGACTTGTATCCTTCCGACACCATTTCTTCGACCAAGGTGCTGTTTGTAAACTTCGGTCAGAAAGAGGCTGCGGCTTCCCTGCACTACGTCATGCAGTTGAGAGCCCGCGGCATCTCGGCCGAGCTTTTCCCCGACAATGCTAAGATGAAGAAACAGCTGAGCTATGCCAACGGCAAGCATGTGCCCTATGTGGCAATGGTGGGCGAGACCGAAATGGCCAGTGGCACAATTACCCTAAAAAATATGGAAACGGGCGAGCAGAGCAATCTCTCGCTTGACCAGGTGGTCGACATGGTGAAGTGA
- a CDS encoding acyltransferase family protein codes for MKYSKDIDFFRAILICLVILVHIVNFGNIHPLAKSAILSFMMPTFLVITGYLVNIDKTIREFLRYIGQILLPYVIRVTGYAVLSLYLPVRDGIKVFNLSTILDIICIKSIGPYWFLHVMIVCGVIYYFAFHISRKIDITARYSIFAALLIITALFTPFLSLEAAFYYFVGVGIRQYCKDFSRVYLNSFWPLLPFGLLVVHPRFHGWGTISVLVCVFSFLSFSSYFICFFKGRTKSIIEYIGRNTFPIYIFHPMFTMLSKFLSPAFKWDFTGLSHAILIIVIGVAGSICIAKVLDWSHLSYLLGKKKILR; via the coding sequence ATGAAATACAGTAAAGACATCGATTTCTTTAGAGCTATCTTAATATGTTTGGTTATTCTCGTGCACATAGTAAACTTTGGCAATATACATCCATTGGCAAAGAGTGCTATTTTGTCGTTTATGATGCCCACTTTTCTGGTGATAACGGGATATTTGGTAAACATCGACAAAACGATTAGAGAATTTCTTCGTTATATAGGTCAAATATTGCTTCCGTATGTGATTCGCGTGACAGGATATGCCGTTCTGTCTTTATATCTACCTGTTAGGGATGGCATTAAAGTTTTCAATCTATCTACTATTCTGGATATAATCTGCATCAAGTCGATAGGCCCATATTGGTTTTTGCATGTAATGATTGTGTGTGGAGTCATATATTACTTTGCATTCCATATTTCACGCAAAATCGATATTACAGCAAGGTATTCTATATTTGCAGCATTGCTCATCATCACCGCACTTTTTACGCCGTTTTTAAGCCTCGAGGCAGCTTTCTACTATTTTGTAGGAGTGGGAATAAGGCAGTACTGCAAAGATTTCTCGCGAGTGTACCTAAACAGTTTTTGGCCATTGCTGCCTTTCGGCCTATTGGTTGTGCATCCACGTTTTCATGGTTGGGGCACAATATCGGTTTTGGTGTGCGTTTTCTCTTTTTTGTCTTTTTCTTCCTACTTCATCTGTTTTTTTAAAGGGCGCACCAAGTCCATAATAGAGTATATAGGGAGAAACACTTTCCCAATCTACATATTCCATCCAATGTTCACAATGTTGTCTAAGTTTTTGTCACCTGCTTTTAAATGGGATTTTACTGGACTTTCGCATGCAATTCTTATAATCGTAATTGGTGTCGCAGGAAGCATCTGTATTGCAAAAGTGCTTGACTGGTCACACCTTTCCTATTTGTTGGGAAAGAAAAAAATACTTAGATGA
- a CDS encoding zinc metallopeptidase: MIYLIFIAITILSYSVQQSLKSKFQKYSRIPIGGGMRGQDVARRMLSDNRIAGVQVTSTRGTLTDFYNPSNLTVNLSEGVYEANSVAAAAVAAHECGHAVQHATGYGPLRLRTALVPAVEFASQWVTWVILAGILLVQVFPAVLGIGVALFAVTTLFSFITLPVEIDASRRAIQWLERSGITQGETTAMAKDALRSAAYTYVVAALGSLATLVYYAMIFFGNRRD, from the coding sequence ATGATATACCTTATCTTTATTGCGATTACGATTTTGAGCTATTCCGTTCAACAATCGTTGAAAAGCAAGTTCCAAAAGTATTCCCGCATCCCCATTGGCGGTGGCATGCGTGGCCAGGATGTGGCACGGCGCATGCTCAGCGACAATCGCATCGCCGGCGTGCAGGTCACAAGCACACGTGGCACCCTGACCGATTTTTACAATCCTTCCAATCTCACAGTCAACTTGAGCGAGGGTGTGTATGAGGCCAATAGCGTTGCCGCGGCCGCCGTGGCAGCTCACGAGTGCGGCCATGCCGTGCAGCATGCCACTGGCTACGGCCCGTTGCGGTTGCGCACGGCACTGGTGCCGGCGGTCGAGTTTGCAAGCCAGTGGGTCACTTGGGTTATTCTTGCAGGCATCCTGCTGGTGCAGGTGTTCCCGGCCGTTTTGGGCATTGGGGTGGCACTGTTTGCTGTCACCACACTGTTTAGTTTCATCACCTTGCCGGTCGAGATCGACGCCAGCCGCCGTGCCATTCAGTGGCTTGAACGGTCGGGTATCACACAAGGCGAAACAACCGCGATGGCCAAAGACGCCTTGCGCTCGGCTGCCTACACCTATGTGGTCGCTGCCCTGGGTTCGCTTGCCACGCTGGTATACTATGCAATGATTTTCTTTGGTAACCGACGCGACTGA
- a CDS encoding TIGR03905 family TSCPD domain-containing protein, whose translation MAKYRYYTQGTCSSQIDLDVDDNGVIQDVAFTGGCNGNLQGISRLVKGMSREEAIAKLAGIKCGNKPTSCPDQLAQALKQMP comes from the coding sequence ATGGCAAAATACAGATATTATACACAAGGCACCTGCTCCTCGCAAATCGACCTCGATGTCGACGACAACGGCGTGATTCAGGATGTAGCTTTTACGGGCGGATGCAATGGCAACCTGCAAGGCATCTCTCGTCTTGTGAAAGGCATGAGTAGAGAAGAGGCAATTGCAAAACTCGCGGGCATCAAGTGCGGCAACAAGCCCACATCGTGCCCCGACCAGCTGGCACAAGCCCTGAAGCAGATGCCATAA